A single genomic interval of Pseudomonas sp. FeN3W harbors:
- a CDS encoding VOC family protein encodes MNISHLDHLVLTVADLEATIDFYTRVLGMQAVTFGEGRKALAFGNQKLNLHQAGREFEPKAERPTPGSADLCFIVATPLAEVIAHLQAQQVAIIEGPVQRTGATGPIRSVYLRDPDQNLIELSNPLEPTA; translated from the coding sequence ATGAATATCAGCCATCTCGACCACCTGGTGCTGACCGTCGCCGACCTTGAGGCAACGATCGACTTCTACACCCGCGTGCTCGGCATGCAGGCGGTGACCTTCGGCGAAGGGCGCAAGGCGCTGGCCTTCGGCAACCAGAAGCTCAACCTGCACCAGGCCGGACGCGAGTTCGAGCCCAAGGCCGAGCGGCCGACGCCGGGTTCGGCGGACCTTTGCTTTATCGTTGCCACACCGCTGGCCGAGGTGATCGCCCATCTCCAGGCGCAGCAGGTTGCCATCATCGAAGGTCCGGTGCAGCGCACCGGCGCGACCGGACCGATCCGCTCGGTGTACCTGCGCGACCCCGACCAGAACCTTATCGAACTGTCCAACCCACTGGAGCCGACCGCATGA
- a CDS encoding MmgE/PrpD family protein has translation MSQHTQALTEFLAGLHYEQIPEPVLARSEDLFLDWLGSALASAGSHPIPLFERYAQRMGPVDGPARILVNGQSSSAYFAALVNAASSHLVEQDDLHNSSVLHPATVVFPAALAAAQDLGKSGRELLVAAVAGYEAGIRIGEFLGRSHYRIFHTTATVGTLAAAVAVGKLMDFDQQQFTHLLGSAGTQAAGLWEFLRDAADSKQLHTAKAAADGLLAAYLTADGLTGAQDILEGEQGMAAGMSSDAEPSKLSDRLGTRWALAETSFKFHASCRHTHPAADALLALMQREGLGADDIASVTAHVHQGAIDVLGRVTVPQTVHQAKFSMGTVLGLIALYGKAGLTEFHSHALSDPRVGAFREKVSMTLDPEVDGAYPARWLGRVEVTTADGRTLHGAIDEPKGDPGNTLSRAELEDKFRRLVQFSATRSDDEAGVLIDTVWRLRELERLDALA, from the coding sequence ATGAGCCAGCACACCCAGGCGCTGACCGAATTCCTCGCCGGGCTGCACTACGAGCAGATCCCCGAGCCGGTGCTCGCCCGCAGCGAAGACCTCTTTCTCGACTGGCTCGGCTCGGCCCTGGCCAGCGCCGGCTCGCATCCGATTCCGCTGTTCGAGCGTTACGCGCAAAGGATGGGGCCGGTCGACGGCCCGGCGCGCATTCTGGTCAACGGCCAGAGCAGCTCGGCCTATTTCGCCGCGCTGGTGAACGCGGCCAGCTCGCACCTGGTGGAGCAGGACGACCTGCACAACAGCTCGGTGCTGCACCCGGCCACCGTGGTGTTCCCGGCCGCGCTGGCCGCCGCGCAGGATCTCGGCAAGTCCGGTCGCGAGCTGCTGGTGGCCGCGGTCGCCGGCTACGAGGCGGGCATCCGCATCGGCGAGTTCCTCGGCCGCTCGCACTACCGCATCTTCCACACCACCGCGACCGTCGGCACCCTGGCCGCGGCGGTGGCCGTCGGCAAGCTGATGGATTTCGATCAGCAGCAGTTCACCCATCTGCTCGGCAGCGCCGGCACGCAAGCGGCGGGGCTGTGGGAATTTCTCCGTGACGCGGCGGACTCCAAGCAGCTGCACACCGCCAAGGCGGCGGCCGATGGCCTGCTCGCCGCCTACCTGACCGCCGATGGCCTGACCGGCGCGCAAGACATTCTCGAAGGCGAGCAGGGCATGGCAGCGGGCATGTCTAGCGATGCCGAGCCGAGCAAGCTGTCCGACCGGCTCGGCACGCGTTGGGCGCTGGCGGAAACCTCGTTCAAGTTCCACGCCTCCTGCCGCCATACCCATCCGGCCGCCGATGCGCTGCTGGCGCTGATGCAGCGCGAAGGGCTCGGGGCCGATGACATCGCCTCGGTCACCGCCCATGTGCATCAGGGCGCGATCGACGTGCTCGGCCGCGTGACGGTGCCGCAGACGGTGCATCAGGCCAAGTTCTCCATGGGCACCGTGCTGGGGCTGATCGCCTTGTACGGCAAGGCCGGCCTGACCGAATTCCACAGTCATGCGCTTAGCGACCCGCGCGTGGGTGCGTTCCGCGAGAAGGTCTCGATGACCCTGGATCCCGAAGTTGACGGCGCCTACCCGGCACGCTGGCTCGGCCGCGTCGAAGTGACCACCGCCGATGGCCGCACGCTGCACGGCGCCATCGACGAGCCCAAGGGCGACCCGGGCAACACGCTGAGTCGCGCCGAACTGGAAGACAAGTTCCGCCGCCTCGTGCAGTTCTCCGCTACGCGCAGCGATGACGAGGCGGGTGTGTTGATCGATACGGTATGGCGCCTGCGCGAGCTGGAGCGGCTGGACGCATTGGCCTGA
- a CDS encoding methyl-accepting chemotaxis protein has product MEPVLHSLTNLSVGKKLIGGFGLVLLLTLGVAGTGFIAVDEILGRAQQIEQLSSVNASILAARGAERDYALTRKTSSAEALHGSLQQLSQKLTVLTTSSDAAERAYLTRISQAADEYAQKFDRYMQLIERGVALRTRMQEAAQVSREEFEFIELDMYDAVRVLRLEGDRLKGSDPLTVAEATSGLTKQILDMRTLENVYVGNSSDEAATSWSDLHGNVTTIGSNLKIWLNDDQKASMDKALSELDQYRLAFDEFRQNRSERLALEQSMAQQSEVVIAAADEALTNASSAMQQQKSSSYMLLGVIGALAILVGMLAATIISRMIVGPLRSTVQQAQRVASGDLTYSTASTRRDEVGQLQNAMHGMTESLRNLIGRIGGSVSQIAAAADQLSAVTAQTSAGVQTQRVETEQVATAMHEMAATVQEVARNAEQASIAARQADQQARQGDLVVQDAVGQIGSLAGEVNQSAHAIEALHAESGRIGSVLEVIRAVAEQTNLLALNAAIEAARAGEQGRGFAVVADEVRALARRTHDSTEEIEGLIANLQRVAQQAVEQMQSSRGLTQQTVDLANEAGVALGRITESVSTIEQMNQQIAAAAEQQSAVAENISESVTRVRDIGDQSASATEHTASASAELARLGLELQELVRQFRT; this is encoded by the coding sequence ATGGAACCAGTGCTGCATTCACTCACTAATCTCTCGGTCGGCAAAAAGCTCATCGGTGGTTTCGGGCTGGTATTGCTGCTCACGCTTGGAGTGGCCGGTACCGGGTTCATTGCCGTCGATGAAATTCTCGGCCGGGCTCAGCAGATCGAGCAGCTTTCCAGCGTCAACGCCTCCATTCTTGCGGCGCGGGGTGCTGAGCGTGACTACGCACTGACTCGTAAGACGTCCTCTGCCGAGGCGTTGCATGGTTCGCTGCAGCAGCTGAGTCAGAAGCTGACTGTCCTGACGACCAGCTCCGATGCCGCCGAACGGGCCTATTTGACGCGGATCAGCCAGGCAGCGGACGAATATGCGCAAAAGTTCGACCGCTACATGCAGTTGATCGAGCGCGGCGTGGCGCTGCGTACGCGGATGCAGGAAGCCGCCCAGGTCAGTCGTGAAGAGTTCGAGTTCATCGAGCTGGACATGTACGACGCGGTACGGGTTCTGCGGCTGGAAGGTGATCGGCTCAAGGGTAGCGATCCGCTGACGGTAGCTGAGGCGACTTCGGGTCTGACCAAGCAGATTCTGGACATGCGTACCCTGGAAAATGTCTACGTCGGCAACAGCTCCGACGAAGCGGCCACCAGCTGGAGCGACCTGCACGGGAACGTGACCACCATCGGCAGCAACCTCAAGATCTGGCTGAACGATGACCAGAAGGCCTCCATGGACAAGGCCCTGTCGGAGCTGGACCAGTACAGGCTGGCGTTCGATGAGTTTCGCCAGAATCGTAGCGAACGTCTCGCACTCGAACAGTCGATGGCCCAGCAATCCGAAGTGGTGATCGCTGCTGCCGACGAGGCTTTGACCAATGCCAGCAGCGCCATGCAGCAACAGAAAAGCAGCAGCTACATGTTGCTCGGCGTGATCGGCGCGCTGGCCATTCTCGTCGGCATGCTGGCCGCCACAATTATCTCGCGAATGATCGTCGGCCCGCTTCGCAGCACCGTCCAGCAGGCCCAGCGCGTCGCCAGCGGCGATCTGACGTACTCCACGGCAAGCACGCGTCGTGACGAGGTCGGACAACTGCAGAATGCCATGCATGGTATGACCGAAAGCCTGCGCAACCTGATCGGCCGTATCGGTGGCAGCGTCAGCCAGATCGCCGCGGCCGCCGATCAGCTTTCCGCGGTGACCGCGCAAACCAGTGCCGGCGTGCAGACTCAGCGCGTCGAGACCGAGCAAGTGGCCACCGCGATGCACGAGATGGCGGCGACGGTGCAGGAGGTTGCACGCAATGCCGAGCAGGCTTCCATTGCCGCACGCCAAGCGGATCAGCAGGCGCGGCAGGGCGATCTGGTGGTGCAGGATGCCGTCGGACAGATCGGCAGTCTGGCGGGCGAGGTGAATCAGTCGGCACATGCGATCGAAGCGTTGCACGCCGAAAGCGGCCGCATCGGCAGCGTACTCGAGGTGATCCGGGCGGTTGCCGAGCAAACCAATCTGTTGGCACTCAATGCGGCCATCGAAGCGGCTCGTGCCGGGGAGCAGGGCCGCGGCTTTGCCGTGGTGGCCGACGAGGTTCGTGCCCTGGCGCGGCGGACCCATGATTCCACCGAGGAAATCGAGGGGCTCATCGCAAATCTGCAACGGGTTGCGCAGCAGGCGGTCGAGCAGATGCAGAGCAGCCGTGGCCTCACTCAACAGACCGTGGACCTGGCTAACGAGGCCGGCGTCGCACTTGGTCGCATCACGGAGTCGGTGTCGACCATCGAGCAGATGAACCAGCAGATCGCGGCAGCTGCCGAGCAGCAGAGCGCCGTGGCGGAAAACATTTCCGAAAGCGTGACCCGTGTGCGGGATATCGGCGACCAGAGCGCCAGTGCCACCGAGCACACCGCCAGTGCCAGCGCCGAGCTGGCACGCCTGGGGCTGGAACTGCAGGAACTGGTTCGTCAGTTCCGCACCTGA
- a CDS encoding metal-dependent hydrolase, which translates to MDSITQALLGASVQGAMLGRWQGRKALVYGVVLGTLPDLDVVIDYGDAVANMTYHRGFSHSLLVLSLLAVLLTWLTRRFRPDERYSGTRLFFSIWLVLITHVLLDAFTSYGTQLLWPLTTQPIAWSSVFIIDPLYSVPLLVAVLAGLLFGLHGRTGKWPTYALAISTCYLGFTLAGKQMAEHRVQTTMASQGIQAEQMFSTPTPFNSLLWRVILVDGEHYYETLVSWRDTAPPSLVRLPRNAQLAAELDGSEQHERLKWFTGNVLRYDVAGNQLLVTDLRLGMTGFHPFRFPLAERSAEGWKLIAKPERVPANRGDMSRLVSLWQRIWQQEPALPLAAWAAELNGGR; encoded by the coding sequence ATGGACTCGATCACCCAGGCTCTACTCGGTGCCAGTGTGCAAGGCGCGATGCTCGGTCGCTGGCAGGGCCGCAAGGCGCTCGTTTACGGCGTCGTGCTCGGTACCCTGCCGGACCTCGATGTGGTCATCGACTACGGCGATGCGGTCGCCAACATGACCTATCACCGTGGCTTCAGCCATTCATTGCTCGTGCTGAGTCTGCTCGCCGTTCTGTTGACCTGGCTGACCAGGCGATTCCGCCCAGACGAGCGATACTCCGGCACACGACTGTTCTTCAGCATCTGGCTGGTGCTGATCACCCACGTCCTGCTGGACGCCTTCACCAGCTATGGCACGCAGTTGCTTTGGCCACTGACCACACAGCCTATCGCCTGGTCCAGCGTGTTCATCATCGATCCGCTCTACAGCGTGCCGCTGCTCGTTGCGGTGCTGGCAGGTCTGCTGTTTGGCCTGCACGGACGCACAGGCAAATGGCCCACCTACGCCCTGGCCATTTCCACCTGTTACCTGGGGTTCACCCTGGCCGGCAAACAGATGGCCGAGCACCGCGTGCAGACGACGATGGCCAGCCAGGGGATTCAGGCGGAGCAGATGTTCAGCACACCAACCCCCTTCAACAGCCTGCTGTGGCGGGTGATCCTGGTCGATGGCGAGCACTATTACGAAACGCTGGTCAGCTGGAGGGATACTGCACCACCCAGCCTCGTGCGGCTTCCACGCAACGCGCAGCTGGCCGCGGAGCTCGATGGCTCAGAACAGCACGAACGCTTGAAATGGTTTACCGGAAACGTGCTGCGCTATGACGTGGCTGGCAATCAGCTACTGGTGACCGACCTGCGGCTGGGCATGACCGGCTTTCATCCATTCCGTTTTCCGCTGGCAGAGCGCTCTGCCGAAGGCTGGAAGCTTATCGCCAAGCCCGAGCGAGTGCCGGCCAATCGAGGCGACATGAGCCGCCTGGTCAGCCTCTGGCAGCGCATCTGGCAGCAGGAACCAGCGCTGCCTCTGGCCGCCTGGGCCGCCGAGCTGAACGGCGGCCGCTGA
- a CDS encoding MFS transporter, with translation MKTLIAPISSLLAGVALLLLGHGLLNTLLTLRGVAEGYSTGMIGLLMSGYFAGFLIGTWLAPSLIRRIGHIRTFAFYAALAAVAVLVHVLIVNPWVWLVLRVLYGVSLVTLYMVIESWLNAQVSGEKRGQVFALYMAVNLGALAAAQQLLSLDTPMNFTLFALAAILISSALMPITLTRQAQPALPDMPATDLLQLARVAPLPLMAAGISGLTLGGFWGLAPVYASQVGFDAAGVGLLMSITILGGAVLQWPIGLFSDKHDRRVVLLWVVAIAAVLALVITPIMSGSLLLGLMFLWGGLAFSIYSIAVAQMVDQLHPDEILSGSSGLLLANGFGAAFGPVVAGGLMHLFGHIALPLFFAVSLGILAIYSFWRPRRVVDLVTEPHGHFTPMLRTSHTVLELMPDTPEVEATAAPANEAEMVDEHPAAQEEPIPPRTGTL, from the coding sequence ATGAAAACCTTGATCGCACCTATCAGCTCCCTGCTCGCCGGCGTGGCTCTGCTCCTGCTCGGGCACGGGCTGCTCAATACGTTGCTTACACTGCGCGGCGTTGCCGAAGGTTACTCCACCGGCATGATCGGTCTGCTGATGTCCGGCTATTTTGCCGGCTTCCTGATCGGCACCTGGCTGGCGCCCTCGCTGATCCGCCGCATCGGCCACATCCGCACCTTCGCCTTCTATGCCGCGCTGGCCGCAGTCGCCGTGCTGGTGCACGTGCTGATCGTCAACCCGTGGGTGTGGCTGGTGCTGCGGGTGCTCTACGGGGTGTCGCTGGTCACGCTGTACATGGTCATCGAAAGCTGGCTGAACGCGCAGGTCAGTGGCGAAAAGCGCGGCCAGGTGTTTGCCCTGTACATGGCGGTCAACCTCGGTGCACTGGCGGCGGCACAACAGTTGTTGAGCCTCGACACGCCGATGAATTTCACGCTGTTCGCGCTGGCGGCAATCCTCATCAGCAGCGCACTGATGCCGATCACCCTGACCCGCCAGGCGCAACCCGCTCTGCCGGACATGCCGGCCACCGACTTGCTGCAACTGGCGCGCGTCGCCCCACTGCCGTTGATGGCGGCCGGTATCTCCGGGCTTACGCTGGGCGGTTTCTGGGGCCTGGCACCGGTATACGCGAGCCAGGTCGGCTTCGATGCCGCCGGTGTCGGCCTGCTGATGAGCATCACCATTCTCGGCGGCGCGGTGCTGCAATGGCCGATCGGGCTGTTCTCGGACAAGCATGACCGGCGCGTCGTGCTGCTCTGGGTGGTGGCGATCGCGGCGGTCCTGGCGCTGGTGATCACTCCGATCATGTCCGGCTCGCTGCTGCTGGGGTTGATGTTTCTCTGGGGCGGGCTGGCCTTTTCGATCTATTCGATCGCCGTGGCGCAGATGGTCGACCAGTTGCACCCGGACGAAATTCTTTCGGGTTCCAGCGGCCTATTGCTGGCCAACGGCTTCGGGGCGGCGTTCGGCCCGGTGGTCGCCGGTGGTCTGATGCACCTGTTCGGCCACATCGCCCTGCCACTGTTCTTCGCCGTGTCGCTGGGCATCCTCGCGATCTACTCGTTCTGGCGCCCGCGCCGCGTGGTGGATCTGGTCACCGAGCCGCACGGTCATTTCACCCCGATGCTGCGTACCAGCCACACCGTTCTGGAGCTGATGCCCGACACCCCGGAAGTCGAAGCGACCGCGGCACCGGCCAACGAGGCAGAGATGGTCGACGAGCATCCGGCCGCGCAGGAAGAGCCGATTCCACCACGGACCGGTACGCTGTAG
- a CDS encoding LysR family transcriptional regulator, which yields MHFDLADLRLFIHIAESPSLTQGARRAHLSPAAASARIKALENQLDSRLLYRDSRGVELTPAGHKLLQHARLIMRQVDYLKSEFTEYGTDSAGHIRIFANTTAVTEFLPEVLAGFLAQRPGVTVDLQERLSRDIVRGVLDGSTDMGIIAGPVRAEGLQVLHFSTDRLLLAVPIGHPLAGERQVTLRQTLAYQHIGLHEGSTLLTFLRDQVEKLGGQLSLRIQVSSFEAVCRMIEAGVGIGIIPESAARRHSRTMQLALVALDEPWAVRERSILVRELDALPGSVRALIATLIPDD from the coding sequence ATGCATTTCGATCTGGCCGACCTGCGCCTGTTCATTCATATCGCCGAATCCCCCAGCCTGACTCAGGGTGCGCGCCGGGCTCATCTGTCGCCAGCGGCGGCCAGTGCCCGCATCAAGGCGCTGGAGAACCAGCTCGACAGCCGCCTGCTCTACCGCGACAGCCGTGGCGTGGAGCTGACGCCGGCCGGACACAAGCTGCTGCAGCACGCGCGGCTGATCATGCGCCAGGTGGACTACCTGAAGAGCGAGTTCACCGAATACGGCACCGATTCGGCCGGGCACATCCGTATCTTCGCCAACACCACCGCGGTGACCGAATTTCTGCCGGAAGTACTGGCGGGCTTTCTCGCCCAGCGCCCTGGCGTCACGGTAGACCTGCAGGAAAGGCTGAGCCGCGACATCGTCCGTGGCGTGCTCGATGGCAGCACGGACATGGGCATCATCGCCGGCCCGGTGCGCGCCGAAGGCCTGCAGGTGCTGCACTTCAGCACCGATCGCCTGCTGCTGGCCGTGCCGATCGGCCATCCGCTGGCGGGCGAACGGCAGGTCACGCTGCGCCAGACGCTGGCCTACCAGCACATCGGCCTGCATGAGGGCAGCACGCTGCTGACCTTTCTGCGCGATCAGGTGGAAAAGCTCGGTGGTCAGCTATCGCTGCGCATCCAGGTCTCCAGCTTCGAGGCCGTGTGCCGGATGATCGAGGCCGGCGTGGGCATCGGCATCATTCCCGAATCCGCGGCAAGGCGGCACAGCCGCACCATGCAGCTTGCGCTGGTGGCACTGGACGAACCCTGGGCGGTGCGCGAGCGCAGCATTCTGGTTCGTGAACTGGACGCACTGCCCGGCAGCGTGCGTGCGCTGATCGCGACCCTGATCCCCGACGACTAG
- a CDS encoding MaoC family dehydratase N-terminal domain-containing protein, translated as MTDISAWIGRSEEVHDQLSRNLLMRIAATFGETTPAHGEALPPLWQWCFFQEPITESGLGEDGHPARGGFLPPADNRNRMWAGGRVEFFRPLEAGGEARRVSTIKHIEEKQGRTGALLFVTVQHDYLQDGRLTIREEQDIVYREPSPPKSSSGEPMIAGSWREAVTPTPTLLFRYSAVTFNGHRIHYDWPYVTEGEGYPGLVVHGPLIATLNLRAFCRANPDARLRRFAYRGLRPLIASQPFEVGGRIVAPGKAELWAGDHNGLAQQAEVEFD; from the coding sequence ATGACCGATATCTCTGCCTGGATTGGCCGCAGCGAAGAAGTGCACGACCAGCTCAGCCGTAACCTGCTGATGCGCATCGCCGCTACATTCGGTGAAACCACCCCCGCTCATGGCGAAGCGCTGCCGCCGCTGTGGCAATGGTGCTTCTTTCAGGAGCCCATCACCGAGAGCGGTCTGGGCGAGGATGGCCATCCGGCGCGCGGCGGTTTTCTGCCACCGGCGGACAACCGCAACCGCATGTGGGCGGGCGGCCGCGTCGAGTTCTTCCGCCCGCTGGAAGCCGGCGGCGAGGCACGGCGTGTGTCCACCATCAAGCACATCGAGGAAAAGCAAGGCCGCACCGGCGCGCTGCTGTTCGTCACCGTGCAGCACGACTACCTGCAGGATGGCCGCCTGACCATCCGCGAGGAGCAGGACATCGTCTACCGCGAGCCGAGCCCGCCGAAGAGCAGCAGCGGCGAACCCATGATCGCCGGTAGCTGGCGCGAGGCGGTAACGCCGACGCCGACGCTGCTGTTCCGCTACTCGGCGGTCACCTTCAACGGCCATCGCATCCATTACGACTGGCCCTACGTCACTGAAGGCGAAGGTTATCCGGGACTGGTGGTGCACGGCCCGCTGATCGCCACCCTCAACCTGCGTGCCTTCTGCCGCGCCAATCCCGACGCGCGCCTGCGTCGCTTCGCCTATCGCGGCCTGCGCCCGCTGATCGCGTCGCAGCCATTCGAGGTCGGCGGTCGCATCGTCGCGCCGGGCAAGGCCGAACTCTGGGCCGGCGACCACAACGGCCTGGCGCAGCAAGCTGAGGTGGAATTCGACTGA
- a CDS encoding DUF2254 domain-containing protein codes for MSALTNRLFRLYHRVIGSIAFYPTLIALGLAVLCIVTILLEMTWLQPYKEDLDLGLVKNAENARLILGTLVGGIISLMVFSFSMVMVVLNSAASSLSPRVIPGLISSRSHQVVLGVYLGTIISSLMLISTIQEGDDINVPSLGIFLALGLAVICLCLFVYFIRSISLSIQVDFILNRVYKQTHAQLQQRLERLERCEVADWPDDSGWQTVRARRSGYFKALNIAAAQNLLCEQDACMTVQVHYGFFVMPGHPLIRLSRELDEQCVAQLLDCFDFYVEEYAHRHFFFGFKQIIEIAVRALSPGINDPGTAIKAIDMMGVLLSERMKLPDHDVAPEQGEPRIFLNELDLHQMLLLAFGSLRAYGKEDLQVLLTLLQACKNLLFSATDVEDEQVILRHAQAILEQASASLDGALDRRAVAEAVQLLNKAVRRAEPLENTLTRES; via the coding sequence ATGTCCGCACTGACCAACCGGCTGTTTCGGCTGTATCACCGAGTCATCGGCAGCATCGCCTTCTACCCGACACTGATCGCCCTGGGCCTGGCCGTCCTGTGCATCGTCACGATCCTGCTGGAGATGACCTGGCTGCAGCCGTACAAGGAGGATCTGGACCTGGGGCTAGTGAAGAACGCCGAAAACGCCCGGTTGATCCTCGGCACGCTGGTCGGCGGGATCATTTCGCTGATGGTGTTCAGCTTCTCGATGGTGATGGTGGTGCTCAACTCGGCCGCCTCGTCGCTGTCGCCGCGGGTCATTCCTGGGCTCATCAGCAGCCGCAGCCACCAGGTGGTGCTCGGCGTCTATCTCGGTACGATCATCAGTTCGCTGATGCTGATCTCTACGATTCAGGAAGGCGACGACATCAATGTACCCAGCCTCGGCATCTTTCTGGCGCTGGGGCTCGCGGTGATCTGTCTGTGCCTGTTCGTATATTTCATTCGCTCCATTTCACTGTCGATCCAGGTCGATTTCATCCTCAACCGGGTCTACAAGCAGACCCACGCCCAGCTGCAACAGCGCCTCGAGCGACTGGAGCGCTGCGAGGTCGCCGATTGGCCGGATGACAGCGGCTGGCAGACCGTCCGGGCGCGGCGCTCCGGCTATTTCAAGGCGCTGAACATCGCTGCAGCCCAGAACCTGCTCTGCGAACAGGACGCCTGCATGACCGTGCAGGTGCACTATGGCTTCTTCGTCATGCCTGGCCACCCGCTGATACGGCTGAGCCGGGAACTGGACGAGCAATGCGTGGCGCAGTTGCTCGACTGTTTCGATTTCTATGTCGAGGAATACGCCCACCGGCATTTCTTTTTCGGCTTCAAACAGATCATCGAGATCGCCGTACGCGCGCTAAGCCCGGGCATCAACGATCCGGGAACGGCGATCAAAGCAATCGACATGATGGGCGTGCTGCTCAGCGAGCGGATGAAGTTGCCGGACCACGATGTCGCGCCCGAGCAAGGCGAACCACGGATCTTCCTCAACGAGCTCGATCTGCATCAGATGCTCCTGCTGGCCTTCGGCTCGCTGCGTGCGTACGGCAAGGAGGATCTTCAGGTACTGCTGACTCTGCTTCAGGCGTGCAAGAACCTCCTGTTCAGCGCGACCGACGTCGAGGACGAACAGGTAATCCTGCGCCACGCCCAGGCGATCCTCGAACAGGCATCCGCCTCGCTGGACGGCGCGCTGGATCGCCGCGCCGTCGCCGAGGCGGTGCAGTTACTGAACAAGGCCGTGCGCCGCGCCGAGCCGCTGGAGAACACGCTGACGCGGGAGTCCTGA
- the arfB gene encoding alternative ribosome rescue aminoacyl-tRNA hydrolase ArfB: MLEISNAVQLPDAEIELTAIRAQGAGGQNVNKVSSALHLRFDIQASSLPPFYKERLLALRDSRITSEGVVVIKAQRYRTQEQNRLDALERLAELIRSVAKVEKARRPTKPTLGSKKRRLEGKTKRGAIKAGRGKVDF; encoded by the coding sequence ATGCTGGAAATTTCCAATGCCGTGCAGTTGCCGGATGCCGAGATCGAACTGACCGCCATCCGCGCCCAGGGGGCGGGCGGGCAGAACGTCAACAAGGTTTCCAGCGCGTTGCACTTGCGCTTCGACATCCAGGCGTCGTCATTACCGCCGTTCTACAAGGAGCGGCTGCTGGCCCTGCGTGATAGCCGGATCACCAGTGAAGGCGTGGTTGTCATCAAGGCGCAGCGGTATCGAACCCAGGAGCAGAACCGTCTCGATGCGCTGGAACGCCTGGCGGAACTGATTCGCAGCGTGGCCAAGGTGGAGAAGGCGCGCCGCCCGACCAAGCCGACGCTCGGCTCGAAGAAGCGCCGGCTCGAAGGCAAGACCAAGCGCGGCGCGATCAAGGCAGGGCGGGGCAAAGTCGACTTCTGA
- a CDS encoding acyl-CoA dehydrogenase family protein, whose translation MNPNKTEELSFIREGVRALCADFPADYWRKIDEEKGFPEAFVTAMTEAGWLSAMIPEEYGGSGLGLAEASVILEEVNRCGGNSGTIHGQMYNMFTLLRNGNEEQKRYYLPKLASGELRLQSMGVTEPTTGTDTTRIKATAVRQGDKYVINGQKVWISRIQHSDLMILLARTTPLAEVKRKSEGMSIFLVDLREAIGNGLTVQPIANMVNHETNELFFDNLEIPASSLIGEEGKGFRYILDGLNAERTLIAAECIGDGRWFVEKSAQYARDRVVFGRPIGQNQGVQFPIAEAHIEIEAADLMRWRACEEYDAGRNAGAAANMAKYLAAKASWEAANACLQTHGGFGFANEYDVERKFRETRLYQVAPISTNLILSYVAEHLLELPRSF comes from the coding sequence ATGAACCCGAACAAGACCGAAGAACTGAGCTTCATCCGCGAAGGCGTACGCGCGCTCTGCGCCGATTTTCCCGCCGACTACTGGCGCAAGATCGACGAGGAAAAGGGCTTCCCGGAAGCCTTCGTCACCGCCATGACCGAGGCCGGCTGGCTGTCGGCGATGATCCCGGAAGAATACGGTGGCTCGGGCCTGGGGCTGGCCGAGGCCTCGGTGATTCTCGAGGAGGTCAATCGTTGCGGCGGCAACTCCGGGACCATCCATGGGCAGATGTACAACATGTTCACCCTGCTCAGAAACGGCAACGAGGAGCAGAAGCGCTACTACCTGCCGAAGCTGGCTAGCGGCGAGTTGCGCCTGCAGTCCATGGGTGTCACCGAGCCGACCACCGGCACCGACACCACCAGGATCAAGGCCACCGCCGTGCGCCAGGGCGACAAGTACGTCATCAACGGGCAGAAGGTGTGGATCTCGCGCATCCAGCATTCAGACCTGATGATCCTGCTGGCACGCACTACGCCGCTGGCCGAGGTCAAGCGCAAGTCCGAGGGCATGTCGATCTTCCTCGTCGACCTGCGCGAGGCCATCGGCAACGGCCTGACCGTGCAGCCGATCGCCAACATGGTCAACCACGAGACCAACGAGCTGTTCTTCGACAACCTGGAGATTCCCGCCAGTAGCCTGATTGGCGAGGAGGGCAAGGGCTTTCGCTACATCCTTGACGGCCTGAATGCCGAGCGCACGCTGATCGCCGCCGAGTGCATCGGCGATGGCCGCTGGTTCGTCGAGAAGTCCGCTCAGTATGCCCGCGACCGCGTGGTATTCGGCCGGCCCATCGGGCAGAACCAGGGCGTGCAGTTCCCCATCGCCGAAGCGCATATCGAGATCGAGGCTGCCGACCTGATGCGCTGGCGCGCCTGCGAGGAATACGACGCCGGGCGCAACGCCGGGGCGGCGGCCAACATGGCCAAGTACCTGGCGGCCAAGGCCAGCTGGGAGGCGGCCAACGCTTGCCTGCAGACCCACGGCGGCTTCGGCTTCGCCAACGAATACGACGTCGAGCGCAAGTTCCGCGAGACGCGGCTGTACCAGGTGGCGCCGATCTCCACCAACCTGATCCTGTCGTACGTGGCCGAGCACCTGCTCGAGCTGCCGCGCTCGTTCTAA